A single region of the Oncorhynchus keta strain PuntledgeMale-10-30-2019 chromosome 4, Oket_V2, whole genome shotgun sequence genome encodes:
- the LOC118372408 gene encoding rho GTPase-activating protein 21-like isoform X6: protein MLAQRNGGVSAGSCVTTVPLKDCPDLVDLLDVEVDCSPSTGDCPWARLAGLECCLSEPYCLWFQLLAQAYWGDVELGLRGETDRRVSWGRLQEASRRNCVRSRAKQKDGRDQSEASATGSPVGVEEEPFSWPGPKTLRLQRTSQGFGFTLRHFIVYPPESAVHSSLKDEDNGSRGRQRNRLEPMDTIFVKQVKEGGPAHGAGLCTGDRIVKVNRESIIGKTYSQVIALIQNSDTSLELCVMPKDEDILQLAYSQDAYLKGNEAYSGNALHIPEPPPICYPRIEPKAPGMAQALDLSPSTEASRSGRPAQAGAGRQGTSTAGHTDMGYRLEIPVPPSPPPQSPKTQTVVCVCNESVRTVVVPPDPVPDREPRCVSRAGPSHRTDENRFGSPLGLTTRPRILVTPGPPGGSQLQYTPIPTRPTESSVFSPSGSRPSPIYPDKHHLTPSPRTTVADTLPSPTTPNHYIPSPSSPATSISPHQNIDWRNYTTYKDYIDAKRLHTYGCRTIQERLDSLRAAANPNAAYALQPGPPSASASSQGLGGSQIRRRSTSHDRGSYQGATVAPLRSASQERLGGGGPERTAMPRDWPRSASQDALPSSAVMGVAKPRARSCDYLGRQGEPAAMVSTERGVGGYSRAELEDSLLLYRGEEAKASRHGAVLKQLPQPHRTSLTGMPIAAPMFTKGTTEPLLPSRTDSLAQTALSRPSRLPVKNSTSDPSPLSLPSTRGPSNSSAMDLLKDQRAMVVGNHLGYSSSPLQQLQLRGRADSLREESGRDVGLGARSSSCSGPSKVPVQRQQATSSSTSTSSSTVNSTVTLRSKVPALVRTSGRPLEGVEGPDATVVVLRRDKNSGPQPIRHPSYILAVNDTDLETPIEVGTLAAKRGSGGWLSNDVQRDVTLRRLGEQHKASCASNLDDSLDSIPFIDEPSSPSIDHDTSHIPASAVISVTPIVTTIPPSPTSPSPLIRRQRSHDHDSLRLTAIESDSGTKTERSKSYDEGLDNYREGRQIPGLKGLRKATVDRSSEDSGSRRDSSSDIFSDASKEGMLHFRQINTDKSKRVGGGMRPWKQMYAVLRGHFLCLYKDKKEGQAHANSQVEDEPQPISIKACLIDISYSDTKRKNVLRLTTSDCEYLFQAEDREDMLAWIRVIQENSNLDEENAAFTSRDLISRKIKEYNTLMSPTGSKNEPSPKPSRQSLSIRQTLLGGKGETKSLSPHLPKAEQERKNMHKDDTSPPKDKGTWRKGIPGLMRKPFERKPSPGITFGVRLDDCPPAVTNRFVPLIVEVCCNLVEERGLEYTGIYRVPGNNAAISNMQEELNNKGMNDIDIQDDKWRDLNVISSLLKSFFRKLPEPLFTNEKYADFIEANRTVDPVERLKLLKRMLHELPDHHYETLKFLSAHLKTVADNSDKNKMEPRNLAIVFGPTLVRTSEDNMTHMVTHMPDQYKIVETLIQHYNWFFTEEGNGEPVTMSRYENAVESQPVPNIDHLLNNIGRTASTQGEVSDSPTSDSAKSKGSWGSGKDQCSREHLVSSIFAAANRKRKKPKDKPQLSSSDDDLDSVFPKKELPGQKQNHRGLEVEQGISVSPEAKEQAKTGEENGRGIELTPKGKKEHRNSFFLREKPLSRQSSPAPSLKNSGSPRLSYHIAQLGKPSFSDTPSHLDEPTSDLGTMSSGASMPRARPKKWVSGAAAPDLSVAGAGASAGAEVSSITSDYSTTSSITFLTAADSSALSPEVQGGDEADDERSELISEGRPMETDSESDFPVFATGGGNVQIMPVLVPNQTGHGPEKPDPAAADGKTTPKLEPRRLFPSHRLIECDTLSRRRSLRQKTDSESSVEGGTGSGERVEGRSESTRLSRVLEVMKKGQSTSSLNSSSRSESERPPEPALRLNITERLKFRLRTSADDMFGVGSQKSQSSPETRSKKKNIRRRHTMGGQRDFAELAVINDWREQGGVDQAAELSAMDRLKPKCSSQDFSIRDWIARERCRAGVSEFSMDSPPKVVPEGNRAQAQGTTPERPSPSGSPCLQPMVGEQVNGGGPQGRNKASLNLAADDAHPHKLSGAQVVRSRFYQYL from the exons GGGACCGGATTGTAAAGGTGAACAGAGAAAGTATCATTGGAAAGACGTACTCCCAAGTGATCGCTTTGATACAGAACAG CGACACCTCGTTGGAACTATGTGTGATGCCAAAAGATGAGGACATTTTGCAGTTG GCCTATTCCCAAGATGCATACCTCAAAGGGAACGAGGCATACAGCGGAAACGCCCTACACATCCCGGAGCCTCCTCCCATATGCTACCCGAGGATAGAGCCTAAAGCCCCAGGGATGGCCCAGGCCCTGGACCTATCCCCCTCCACAGAGGCCTCCCGGAGCGGCAGGCCGGCCCAGGCAGGTGCAGGGAGACAGGGTACCTCCACGGCAGGCCACACAGACATGGGCTACCGGTTGGAGATCCCTgtccccccttctcctcccccgcAGTCCCCTAAAACCCAGACGGTGGTTTGTGTGTGCAACGAGAGTGTGAGGACAGTGGTGGTGCCGCCTGACCCAGTACCGGATCGGGAGCCCCGTTGTGTGTCTCGGGCTGGCCCCAGCCATAGGACCGACGAGAACCGTTTCGGAAGTCCCCTGGGCCTCACAACCAGGCCTAGAATCCTTGTGACCCCTGGCCCCCCTGGAGGTTCACAACTACAATATACCCCCATCCCCACCCGGCCCACAGAATCCTCAGTCTTCTCCCCCTCTGGCTCTAGGCCTTCCCCAATCTACCCTGACAAACACCACCTCACCCCTTCCCCGCGAACCACGGTGGCCGACACCTTACCCTCCCCCACCACGCCCAACCACTACAtcccctcaccctcctctcctgccaCGTCCATCTCACCTCATCAGAACATCGACTGGCGCAACTACACCACCTACAAGGACTACATCGACGCCAAGCGGCTGCACACCTATGGCTGCCGCACCATCCAGGAGCGCCTAGACAGCCTGCGGGCGGCGGCCAACCCCAACGCCGCTTACGCACTGCAGCCTGGTCCTCCCAGTGCCAGTGCCTCCTCCCAAGGCCTGGGGGGGTCCCAGATTAGACGCAGGAGCACGTCCCACGATCGGGGATCCTACCAGGGGGCCACTGTGGCTCCACTGCGAAGTGCCTCCCAGGAGAGGCTAGGTGGGGGAGGGCCCGAGAGGACAGCCATGCCCAGGGACTGGCCCCGGAGTGCTTCCCAGGATGCCCTACCCTCCTCAGCCGTCATGGGAGTGGCCAAGCCCCGGGCACGCTCCTGCGACTACCTGGGCCGGCAGGGCGAGCCAGCGGCAATGGTatctacagagaggggagtgggaggttacagcagggcagAGCTGGAGGATAGCCTGCTACTATACAGGGGTGAGGAGGCCAAAGCCAGCAGACACGGGGCAGTGCTGAAACAACTACCCCAGCCTCACAGGACCAGCCTTACAGGTATGCCCATCGCTGCCCCGATGTTCACTAAAGGTACGACGGAGCCGTTGCTCCCCTCTAGGACAGACAGCCTTGCACAGACAGCCCTCAGTAGGCCCTCACGGTTGCCTGTTAAAAACTCCACCTCGGACCCATCGCCACTCTCCTTACCTTCTACCCGGGGCCCCAGTAACAGCAGTGCTATGGACCTGCTCAAAGACCAAAGAGCCATGGTGGTGGGTAACCACCTGGGCTACTCTTCCTCGCCCCTGCAGCAGCTACAGCTCCGGGGGCGGGCAGAcagcctgagagaggagagcgggagggaTGTGGGGCTGGGTGCCAGGTCCTCCTCCTGCTCCGGCCCCTCCAAAGTCCCTGTTCAGAGACAGCAggccacctcctcctctacctccacttcctcctccactGTTAACAGTACTGTGACCCTCAGGTCAAAGGTCCCCGCCCTGGTGCGGACTAGCGGGAGGCCGTTGGAGGGTGTAGAAGGGCCGGACGCCACAGTGGTGGTCCTGAGAAGGGATAAGAACTCGGGACCCCAGCCCATCCGCCACCCCTCCTACATCCTAGCTGTAAACGACACCGACTTGGAGACTCCAATAGAGGTGGGGACTCTAGCAGCTAAGAGGGGATCGGGGGGCTGGCTATCCAACGACGTCCAGCGAGACGTGACCCTGAGAAGGCTGGGAGAGCAGCACAAGGCCTCGTGCGCCAGCAACCTGGACGACTCACTCGACTCCATCCCCTTCATCG ATGAGCCTTCCAGTCCAAGTATTGATCATGACACCAGTCACATTCCCGCTTCAGCTGTAATATCTGTTACTCCAATCGTCACCACCATACCACCCAGCcctacctctccatctcctcttatTCGACGACAGCGGTCACATGACCACG atTCTCTTCGACTCACAGCGATTGAATCGGATTCTGGTACCAAAACGGAGAGGTCCAAATCCTACGATGAAGGTCTGGATAACTACAGGGAAGG GAGGCAAATACCTGGTCTAAAGGGCCTTAGGAAG GCGACGGTGGACAGGTCTTCAGAAGATTCCGGATCCAGGAGAGATTCCTCATCAGATATCTTCAGTGACGCTTCCAAGGAGGGCATGCTCCACTTCCGACAGATCAACACGGACAAGAGTAAG cgtGTTGGTGGGGGAATGCGCCCCTGGAAACAGATGTACGCAGTGCTGCGAGGACACTTCCTCTGCCTATATAAGGACAAAAAGGAGGGACAGGCTCATGCCAACTCCCAGGTGGAGGACGAGccacagccaatcagcatcaaGGCCTGTCTGATTGACATCTCCTACAGCGACACGAAACGCAAGAACGTGCTGCGTCTGACCACGTCGGACTGTGAGTACCTGTTCCAGGCAGAGGACAGAGAAGATATGCTGGCCTGGATCAGAGTCATACAGGAGAACAGCAACCTGGACGAGgag AACGCAGCCTTTACCAGCCGTGACCTCATCAGCCGAAAGATCAAGGAGTACAACACGTTGATGAG CCCGACAGGCAGTAAGAATGAACCGTCGCCCAAACCGTCACGCCAGTCGCTGAGCATCAGACAGACGCTActaggagggaagggggagaccaAATCTCTGAGTCCACACTTACCCAAAGCAGAGCAGGAGAGGAAAAACATGCACAAAG ACGACACCAGTCCACCCAAGGACAAGGGGACGTGGAGGAAAGGTATCCCAGGGCTGATGAGGAAGCCCTTTGAGAGGAAGCCTTCTCCAGGCATCACTTTCGGGGTGAGGCTGGACGACTGCCCCCCTGCTGTCACCAACAGG tttGTTCCCCTCATTGTGGAGGTGTGCTGTAacctagtggaggagagggggctgGAGTACACAGGGATCTACAGAGTCCCAGGGAACAACGCAGCCATCTCCAACATGCAGGAGGAGCTCAACAACAAAGGCATGAACGACATTGACATCCAGGATGAC AAATGGAGGGATCTGAATGTGATCAGCAGTTTACTTAAATCCTTTTTCCGGAAACTTCCAGAGCCTTTGTTCACCAACG AGAAGTATGCGGACTTCATAGAGGCCAACAGGACAGTGGACCCAGTGGAAAGACTGAAATTGTTGAAGAGGATG CTTCACGAGTTGCCAGATCATCACTATGAGACCCTCAAGTTCCTCTCGGCTCATCTGAAAACAGTGGCTGACAACTCTGATAAAAATAAG ATGGAACCTAGGAACCTGGCCATCGTGTTTGGTCCCACTCTGGTGCGCACTTCAGAGGACAACATGACCCACATGGTCACCCACATGCCCGACCAGTACAAGATCGTGGAGACTCTCATTCAGCAT TACAACTGGTTTTTCACAGAGGAAGGCAATGGGGAGCCAGTG ACAATGTCCCGATATGAGAATGCGGTGGAGTCTCAGCCTGTGCCCAACATCGACCACCTGCTCAACAACATCGGCCGCACGGCCTCTACGCAGGGGGAAGTCTCAG ATTCACCCACTAGTGACTCTGCTAAATCGAAG gGTTCCTGGGGGTCCGGGAAGGACCAGTGCAGCCGCGAGCACCTGGTCTCCTCGATCTTTGCTGCAGCCAACCGCAAAAGAAAGAAGCCCAAGGACAAGCCGCAGCTTAGCAGCTCTGATGATGACCTAGACTCAGTGTTCCCTAAGAAGGAGCTCCCTGGCCAGAAGCAGAATCACAGAGGCCTGGAGGTGGAGCAAGGGATCAGTGTCAGCCCTGAAGCAAAAGAGCAAGCAAaaacaggagaggagaatggaaGAGGTATTGAGCTCACGCCCAAAGGCAAAAAGGAGCACAGGAACTCTTTCTTTTTAAGGGAAAAGCCCTTGTCAAGGCAGTCCTCACCTGCCCCCTCACTCAAAAACTCTGGCTCCCCCAGACTCAGTTACCACATAGCTCAGCTTGGAAAGCCCTCTTTTTCAGACACCCCGTCCCATCTGGATGAGCCCACTTCTGATCTGGGCACCATGAGCTCTGGGGCTTCCATGCCCAGGGCACGACCTAAGAAGTGGGTGTCAGGGGCTGCTGCTCCTGATCTATCGGTGGCTGGGGCTGGGGCGTCAGCTGGGGCAGAGGTGAGCTCCATCACCTCGGACTATTCCACCACCTCGTCCATCACCTTCCTGACTGCAGCAGACTCTAGCGCACTCAGTCCAGAGGTTCAGGGTGGGGACGAGGCAGATGACGAGCGCAGCGAGCTTATCAGTGAAGGCCGGCCCATGGAGACTGACAGCGAAAGCGACTTCCCTGTGTTTGCTACGGGGGGCGGCAATGTCCAAATCATGCCTGTCTTAGTGCCGAACCAGACTGGGCATGGGCCAGAAAAGCCTGATCCTGCAGCAGCTGACGGGAAGACGACTCCTAAACTGGAACCCCGTCGCCTCTTTCCCTCCCACAGGCTGATTGAGTGTGACACACTCTCCAGGAGGCGGTCTCTGCGACAGAAGACAGATAGCGAGTCATCAGTAGAGGGTGGGACTGGCAGCGGGGAACGTGTCGAGGGCAGGTCGGAGTCAACACGACTGTCTCGTGTCTTGGAGGTGATGAAGAAGGGGCAGTCTACCAGCAGCCTCAACTCTTCCTCCCGCAGTGAGTCGGAGCGCCCTCCCGAGCCTGCCTTGCGCCTCAATATCACAGAAAGGCTCAAGTTCCGTCTGCGCACATCTGCTGATGACATGTTTGGCGTGGGTTCCCAGAAGAGCCAGTCTTCCCCGGAGACGCGCAGCAAGAAGAAAAACATCCGTCGTAGGCACACCATGGGGGGCCAGCGGGACTTTGCAGAACTGGCCGTCATCAACGACTGGAGGGAGCAAGGCGGGGTGGACCAGGCGGCTGAGCTGTCAGCCATGGACCGCCTCAAGCCAAAGTGCTCCTCTCAGGACTTCTCCATTCGGGACTGGATCGCCCGCGAGCGCTGTCGGGCCGGAGTGTCAGAGTTCAGCATGGACAGCCCACCCAAAGTTGTCCCCGAGGGAAACAGGGCACAAGCCCAGGGTACCACTCCAGAGAGACCCTCTCCCTCTGGCTCCCCATGCCTTCAGCCCATGGTGGGGGAGCAAGTGAACGGAGGTGGGCCGCAAGGCAGAAACAAAGCCAGCCTCAACCTGGCGGCTGACGACGCGCACCCACACAAACTATCAGGAGCACAAGTTGTCCGCTCGCGATTCTATCAGTATCTATGA